One genomic segment of Primulina tabacum isolate GXHZ01 chromosome 9, ASM2559414v2, whole genome shotgun sequence includes these proteins:
- the LOC142555152 gene encoding uncharacterized protein LOC142555152: MNLSLVKSRRKQAHRHSQREGNVEALLVEVNMAALAAPLSPTPLSLILDHKSLQFVSPKCSFSPLLTSALESPTNHSSRRRSHNLGFPNAVPQKPTKSWRLCATGGIFSLSEAIPDAIPEEIVPTSDDGVSTVISGLLFVAFIGLSVLTIGIVYIAVTDFLQKREREKFEKEEAAQKKKNGKRRKIGARARAGPRGFGQKMEEGDDDNDAVAAD; encoded by the exons ATGAACTTATCCCTCGTAAAAAGTAGAAGAAAACAAGCCCATCGCCATAGCCAGCGAGAAGGGAATGTTGAAGCATTACTAGTGGAAGTAAACATGGCCGCATTAGCCGCACCGTTATCTCCAACTCCACTCTCTCTCATTCTCGACCATAAATCTCTTCAATTCGTCTCCCCCAAGTGCTCGTTTTCTCCATTGTTAACCTCTGCACTTGAATCTCCAACAAACCATTCTTCGAGAAGAAGATCCCATAACCTCGGCTTTCCAAACGCAGTTCCTCAAAAACCCACCAAAAGTTGGAGACTATGCGCAACTGGTGGGATCTTTTCTCTTTCAGAAGCAATCCCAGATGCTATTCCTGAAGAAATAGTTCCCACGAGCGATGATGGAGTTTCCACCGTCATATCAGGTCTTCTTTTCGTCGCCTTCATTGGCTTATCCGTTCTTACAATAGGG ATCGTCTACATAGCTGTGACAGATTTCTTGCAGAAGAGGGAGAGGGAGAAGTTTGAGAAAGAAGAGGCTGCtcagaagaagaaaaatggtaAGAGGAGGAAAATTGGAGCCAGAGCTAGAGCCGGGCCTAGGGGATTTGGGCAGAAGATGGAAGAAGGCGATGATGATAATGATGCAGTTGCAGCAGATTGA
- the LOC142555151 gene encoding pumilio homolog 2-like: MLSDMGRRPLLENNESSFGDDLEKELGLLLREQRRQEVDDRERELNLYRSGSAPPTVEGSLSAVGGLFNHDVGGGGHSSFADFDRSKDGDGFMSDEELRSDPAYLSYYYTNVNLNPRLPPPMMSKEDWRFAQRLQGGNSAIGDRRKVHSRNDSGSGGRHLFSNPPGFNSKKLEDESEKEKLHGAVEWGGDGLIGLPGLGLGNKQKSIAEMFQDDLTRTTPVSGHLSRPASRNAFDENSVEAELAHLRRDLTSLDPIRNSLNIQGSSASQHSGPPASYSYAAALGASLSRSSTPDPQRITRAPSPCLTPIGGGRVSNSEKRNISSPNSFNGVSSHTNESADLVAALSGMNLSNGVIDEENNFSSRMNEVVADHKNYPFNLQGGPNSMNQRAYAKKPETGQFNMSSVPQSGKMTNYETGLNNGGGSDLSNTSLHTELQKNGVPSNTSYGKGSSNTGVNGGVGVHSPYQHLGSPNSSFSNYGISGYPMSPISGQLGSSSYPPLFENAAAAAAAAMAVPGLDSRILGGSNLNAATSEQNLGRMGSQMAGSALQTPFVDPLYLQYLRTAEYAAAQAGALNDPSLDRNYMGNSYIDLLQKAYLGNLVAPQKSQYGASLSGKNSGSSPHGYYGNPAFGIGLSYPGSPLANPMVPNSPGGPGSPMRHGEFNTRFAGGMRNVAGGIMNPWHLDNMDTRFASSLLEEFKSNKAKCFELSEIVGHVVEFSADQYGSRFIQQKLETATTEEKNMVFQEIFPESLTLMTDVFGNYVIQKFFEHGMATQRRELACKLFGHVLTLSLQMYGCRVIQKAIEVVDVDQKIKMVGELDGNVMRCVRDQNGNHVIQKCIECVPEEHIQFIVSTFFNQVVTLATHPYGCRVIQRVLEHCSDENTQRIVMDEILGSVSMLAQDQYGNYVVQHVLEHGKPHERSTIIQELAGNIVQMSQQKFASNVVEKCLTFGDQNERQLLVNEMLGTTDENEPLQAMMKDQFANYVVQKVLETCSDQEREHIMSRIRVHLNALKKYTYGKHILARVEKLVAAGERRIAAQSAYPSTYPA; the protein is encoded by the exons ATGTTATCTGATATGGGTAGGAGACCATTGCTAGAAAACAATGAAAGTTCCTTTGGTGATGATTTGGAGAAGGAGTTGGGCTTGTTGCTTCGTGAACAGCGGAGACAGGAGGTGGATGACCGTGAAAGGGAGCTGAATTTGTATAGGAGTGGATCAGCTCCGCCTACTGTTGAGGGCTCTTTGAGTGCCGTTGGTGGGCTGTTCAACCATGATGTTGGTGGCGGAGGCCATTCATCTTTTGCTGACTTTGATAGAAGTAAAGATGGCGATGGTTTCATGTCAGACGAGGAACTCAGGTCTGATCCTGCTTATTTATCTTATTATTACACAAACGTCAACTTGAACCCGAGGCTGCCGCCTCCTATGATGTCCAAAGAAGATTGGCGGTTTGCACAGAGGTTGCAAGGTGGGAATTCTGCAATTGGGGATAGGAGGAAGGTACATAGTAGGAATGACAGTGGGAGTGGTGGGAGGCATTTGTTTTCAAATCCACCAGGGTTCAATTCTAAGAAGCTAGAGGATGAGAGTGAGAAGGAAAAACTGCACGGTGCTGTGGAGTGGGGTGGGGATGGACTAATTggtttgcctggattaggactTGGTAACAAGCAGAAGAGTATCGCTGAGATGTTTCAA GATGACTTGACCCGCACTACTCCAGTTTCTGGGCACCTTTCACGCCCAGCTAGCAGGAATGCATTTGATGAGAATTCAGTGGAGGCTGAGTTAGCTCATTTGCGTCGTGATTTGACATCGTTAGACCCTATACGCAATAGTTTAAATATTCAGGGGTCGTCTGCTTCACAACATTCTGGACCTCCTGCGTCCTATTCTTATGCTGCAGCTCTTGGGGCATCCTTATCAAGAAGCTCTACTCCTGATCCTCAACGCATTACAAGAGCTCCCAGTCCCTGCCTAACTCCTATTGGAGGAGGTAGGGTGAGCAATTCTGAAAAAAGAAATATCAGCAGTCCAAACTCCTTTAATGGTGTATCTTCTCACACAAATGAATCTGCAGATCTAGTTGCTGCTTTATCCGGCATGAATCTTTCAAATGGTGTGATAGACGAGGAGAACAATTTCTCATCTCGAATGAACGAAGTTGTTGCAGATCATAAAAATTACCCTTTTAATCTTCAGGGTGGCCCGAATAGCATGAATCAGCGTGCTTATGCCAAGAAACCTGAAACTGGGCAATTTAATATGTCTTCTGTTCCCCAGTCGGGTAAAATGACCAATTATGAAACTGGTCTTAACAATGGTGGTGGGTCAGATCTCAGTAACACTTCGCTTCATACTGAGCTGCAGAAAAATGGTGTTCCTTCCAATACCTCATATGGGAAAGGATCTTCTAATACTGGAGTTAATGGCGGGGTTGGTGTGCATTCCCCGTATCAGCACTTGGGCAGCCCAAATTCATCATTCTCGAATTATGGAATCAGTGGCTATCCTATGAGTCCAATTTCAGGCCAGCTGGGAAGCTCTAGTTATCCTCCTTTGTTTGAGAATGCTGCTGCAGCAGCTGCTGCTGCTATGGCTGTACCAGGGTTAGACTCTAGGATTCTTGGAGGATCAAATCTTAATGCTGCAACCAGTGAGCAGAACCTTGGCAGAATGGGAAGTCAAATGGCAGGGAGTGCGCTGCAAACACCTTTTGTTGACCCTTTGTATCTGCAATACTTGAGGACAGCTGAATATGCTGCTGCACAAGCTGGAGCTCTTAATGATCCCTCTTTGGATAGGAACTACATGGGTAATTCCTACATAGACCTTCTCCAAAAGGCTTATCTTGGCAATTTGGTAGCTCCACAGAAATCACAGTATGGTGCCTCCTTAAGTGGCAAGAACAGCGGTTCTAGTCCTCATGGCTATTATGGAAATCCAGCGTTTGGGATTGGATTGTCATATCCTGGAAGTCCCCTGGCAAACCCCATGGTCCCAAATTCTCCTGGAGGACCTGGGAGCCCTATGAGGCATGGTGAGTTCAACACGAGATTTGCTGGTGGGATGAGGAATGTTGCTGGGGGTATAATGAATCCATGGCACTTGGATAACATGGACACTAGGTTTGCTTCGTCTCTACTGGAGGAGTTTAAGAGCAACAAAGCCAAATGCTTCGAACTTTCTGAGATTGTTGGTCATGTTGTTGAGTTCAG TGCGGATCAATACGGGAGCCGGTTCATCCAGCAAAAGCTTGAAACTGCCACAACTGAAGAAAAAAACATGGTTTTCCAGGAAATTTTTCCTGAATCTCTTACACTGATGACTGATGTTTTCGGTAACTATGTAATCCAAAAG TTTTTTGAGCATGGAATGGCAACCCAAAGAAGAGAATTGGCTTGCAAGCTTTTTGGACATGTTCTTACCTTGAGCCTTCAAATGTATGGTTGTCGGGTGATACAGAAG GCAATTGAGGTCGTCGATGTGGATCAGAAGATAAAGATGGTTGGAGAGCTAGATGGGAACGTGATGCGATGTGTACGAGATCAAAATGGGAATCATGTCATTCAGAAATGCATTGAGTGTGTTCCAGAGGAGCACATTCAGTTTATTGTGTCTACTTTTTTTAACCAAGTTGTAACCCTTGCGACACATCCATATGGATGTCGAGTGATACAG CGCGTTCTGGAGCATTGCAGTGATGAAAATACGCAAAGAATAGTGATGGACGAGATTCTGGGATCTGTAAGCATGTTGGCACAGGATCAGTATGGCAATTATGTCGTTCAG CATGTGCTGGAGCATGGAAAACCACACGAGCGATCGACCATAATTCAGGAACTGGCTGGAAATATAGTTCAAATGAGCCAGCAGAAGTTTGCGTCAAATGTTGTTGAGAAATGCTTGACTTTTGGAGATCAAAACGAACGCCAACTGTTGGTGAACGAGATGCTGGGAACAACAGATGAAAATGAGCCTCTTCAG GCTATGATGAAAGATCAGTTTGCAAATTATGTTGTACAGAAAGTTCTCGAAACTTGTAGTGATCAGGAGCGTGAACATATCATGTCAAGAATAAGAGTACATTTGAATGCATTGAAGAAGTATACATATGGGAAGCACATTTTAGCCCGTGTAGAGAAACTAGTTGCTGCTGGGG AGAGGAGAATTGCTGCGCAGTCGGCATATCCGTCGACATATCCGGCTTAA